AGAAAGTAATCTTCTTGCCATTTTCCTCAATCTGGTAGGCACCGATATGCTGAGTGATACCACCTGCTTCACCTGTCGCAACGCGAGAGTTACGTAGAGTATCCAAGAGGGTTGTTTTACCATGGTCAACGTGTCCCATGATGGTCACAACTGGCGGACGCTCTACCAATTCATCTGGATTGATATAGCCTTCTTCGACAAAGAAGCGCTCAATATCAGCTGTATCCACTTCAACCTTTTGTTTGGCTTCGATACCATAATCCACCATGAGGAGCTCAATCGTATCCCCATCAAGAGATTGGTTTTGCGTTGCCATCACGCCCATCATAAAGAGCTTCTTGACAATTTCAGCTGGCTCGCGCTTGATCCGTTTTGCGATTTCCGCAACGGTCATGCCATCCGTATATTCGAATTCGCTTGGCAACTCATGGAACTTGCGTTCTGTAACAGGTTTTGGAACCTGATTCTGGTTACCTTTTCCTTTTTTATTTTTCTTATTGTTATTCCAGTTACTGTTTCTTTGATTTCTCACTTGATTTTGACTATTTCGATTCTTTTGTTGTTTTCTTGGACCTTCTTCTTCGCGATCAAAATCATCGCGCTTCTTATCTGGTCGAGCTTGCTTTTTACGACGAGTATCTACCGCAGCTTGTGCTGGTGCAGGAGCAGCCGGTTGGACTGTTTCAGCCGGAGTAGCTTTAAATACTTCAGCAGTTGTTGGCTCTGCTTGGACTGGCTCTTTTCGTCTATTCTGGCGTTCCTGCGCTTCTTTAGCTGCTTGAGCCTGTTTAAAACGCTCCTCACTAGAACGTGCATACTCCGCATTTTGCTCTGCTTTCAGAGCTGCTGCCCGAGCCTTAAAGTCAATTTTCGGACCCTGAGGCTGTTGGCGGTTTTGACCGTTGAATCCTTGATGATTCTGACCATTCCGACGGCCATCTTGACCACGATTATCACGACGGTCATTGCGGCGCTCTTGGCGATCATTGTTGGCCTTGCGGTCATGTCGATCACGCTCATTGCTTTTCTTCTGGTCAGGATTTTGTGGTTTCCGATTTTGTTGCTGCTTACGACGCTCTGCTTGTTCCTTGGCACGTGCTTCACGCTCTGCCTTAAAATTTCGACTTTGTGGCCGAGCTGGAGCCGGTTTAGCTGGAGCTTCAGCTGCTGGTACGTCGGCTACTTTTGGCTCTTCTTTTCTAGCAGAGGCCACTTCCTTTTGGACTGGAGCAGCTGGTTTTTCAGCTACTTTATTTGGTGCTGGCTGGACAGCCGCTTCTTTCTTTGGAAGAGGCTTAGCAACTTCTTTAGTCGCGAAGCTAGCCTTGATGCGTTGGCTTGCTTCTTCTTCTACGCTGGAAGAATGGCTTTTGACTTCTAGGCCTAATTCCTTGGCCCGAGCTACTACCTCTTTACTTTCCTTCCCCAGTTCTTTTGCGATTTCGTACAATCTAATTCTAGACAATTCTTGTCCTCCTCTTCTATTGCATAAGAGACCTCATTTTCTTTGTAAAACCAGCATCTGTGATGGCAGCTACTTTGCGAGCTTTGCCAATCGCAGTGCTTAATTCCAGTGTTGAAAACACGGTTGACACTTCTATCTTGTAATAATGGCTTTTATCAGTCATTTTTTTCGTCAAATTTGGTCCGGCATCCTCAGCTAGAAAGATCAAATGAACCTTTCCTTCTTGGATGGCTTTGATGACCAATTCTTCTCCTGAAATGATGCGGCCAGCCCGCTGGGCCAAACCCAGCAAGTTTGCTAGTTTTTCTTTATTCAAGACCCAACTCTCTTCTCTTGACCTTGTGATCGACATAGGCAATCAGCTCGTCGTAGAAACTTTCTTCTACTTCCATACTGAAACTACGGTTAAAGACCCGTTTTTTCTTGGCCTGCTGAGCTTCTTCATTATCTAGCTTGATATAAGCGCCCCGCCCATTGGCCTTGCCTGTCGGATCAATGAATACCTGACCTTCTTTATTCTTGACGATGCGCAACAGATCACGCTTG
This genomic window from Streptococcus cristatus AS 1.3089 contains:
- the infB gene encoding translation initiation factor IF-2, with product MSRIRLYEIAKELGKESKEVVARAKELGLEVKSHSSSVEEEASQRIKASFATKEVAKPLPKKEAAVQPAPNKVAEKPAAPVQKEVASARKEEPKVADVPAAEAPAKPAPARPQSRNFKAEREARAKEQAERRKQQQNRKPQNPDQKKSNERDRHDRKANNDRQERRNDRRDNRGQDGRRNGQNHQGFNGQNRQQPQGPKIDFKARAAALKAEQNAEYARSSEERFKQAQAAKEAQERQNRRKEPVQAEPTTAEVFKATPAETVQPAAPAPAQAAVDTRRKKQARPDKKRDDFDREEEGPRKQQKNRNSQNQVRNQRNSNWNNNKKNKKGKGNQNQVPKPVTERKFHELPSEFEYTDGMTVAEIAKRIKREPAEIVKKLFMMGVMATQNQSLDGDTIELLMVDYGIEAKQKVEVDTADIERFFVEEGYINPDELVERPPVVTIMGHVDHGKTTLLDTLRNSRVATGEAGGITQHIGAYQIEENGKKITFLDTPGHAAFTSMRARGASVTDITILVVAADDGVMPQTIEAINHSKAANVPIIVAINKIDKPGANPERVIGELAEHGVMSTAWGGDSEFVEISAKFNQNIDELLETVLLVAEIQELKADPTVRAIGTVIEARLDKGKGAVATLLVQQGTLNVQDPIVVGNTFGRVRAMTNDLGRRVKAAGPSTPVSITGLNETPMAGDHFAVYEDEKAARAAGEERAKRALLKQRQATHRVSLENLFDTLKAGEVKSVNVIIKADVQGSVEALAASLQKIEVEGVKITIVHSAVGAINESDVTLAEASNAFIIGFNVRPTPQARQQAEADDVEIRLHSIIYKVIEEMEDAMKGMLDPEYQEKIIGEALIRETFKVSKVGTIGGFMVINGKVTRDSKVRVIRDGVVIYDGQLASLKHFKDDVKEVTNGREGGLMIDGYNDIQVDDTIEAYIMEEIKK
- the rnpM gene encoding RNase P modulator RnpM, with translation MAKTRKIPLRKSVVSSEVIDKRDLLRIVKNKEGQVFIDPTGKANGRGAYIKLDNEEAQQAKKKRVFNRSFSMEVEESFYDELIAYVDHKVKRRELGLE
- a CDS encoding YlxQ-related RNA-binding protein — encoded protein: MNKEKLANLLGLAQRAGRIISGEELVIKAIQEGKVHLIFLAEDAGPNLTKKMTDKSHYYKIEVSTVFSTLELSTAIGKARKVAAITDAGFTKKMRSLMQ